The following proteins are co-located in the Triplophysa dalaica isolate WHDGS20190420 chromosome 2, ASM1584641v1, whole genome shotgun sequence genome:
- the ube2kb gene encoding ubiquitin-conjugating enzyme E2Kb (UBC1 homolog, yeast) translates to MANIAVQRIKREFKEVLKSEETSKNQIKVDLVDENFTELKGEIAGPPDTPYEGGRYQLEIKIPETYPFNPPKVRFITKIWHPNISSVTGAICLDILKDQWAAAMTLRTVLLSLQALLAAAEPDDPQDAVVANQYKQNPEMFKQTARLWSHVYAGAPASCPEYTRKIDKLCAMGFDKNAVIVALSSKSWDVETATELLLSN, encoded by the exons ATGGCAAATATCGCTGTGCAGAGGATTAAACGAGAGTTCAAAGAAGTGCTGAAAAGCGAAGAG ACAagtaaaaatcaaataaaagtagACCTGGTGGATGAAAACTTCACAGAGTTAAAGGGAGAAATAGCAGGACCACCAGACACACCGTATGAAG GAGGCAGATATCAGCTAGAGATCAAGATCCCTGAGACATATCCCTTTAATCCACCCAAG GTGCGGTTTATTACGAAGATCTGGCATCCCAATATAAGTTCGGTTACGGGGGCAATATGTTTGGACATTTTAAAAGACCAGTG GGCTGCTGCTATGACACTGCGAACAGTTCTCCTTTCACTACAGGCTCTGTTAGCTGCCGCTGAGCCAGATGACCCACAGGATGCTGTGGTAGCCAATCAG TATAAGCAGAATccagaaatgtttaaacaaaccGCTCGGCTTTGGTCCCACGTTTATGCTGGTGCTCCCGCATCCTGTCCCGAGTACACACGCAAAATAGACAAACTTTGTGCAATGGGCTTTGACAAA aATGCAGTAATAGTAGCTTTGTCCTCAAAATCGTGGGATGTGGAGACGGCGACAGAGCTCCTACTAAGCAACTGA
- the smim14 gene encoding small integral membrane protein 14 encodes MAEGGFDPCECICSHEHAMRRLINLLRQSQSYCTDTECLQEIPGLSSSVEGDITLPMIIMGWLVLAVVLFLLRPASLRGSTASGKPTGPHGNHGREPPAPPVD; translated from the exons ATGGCAGAAGGAGGTTTTGACCCTTGTGAGTGCATTTGCTCTCATGAACATGCTATGAGGAGGCTCATCAACCTG CTGAGGCAGTCCCAGTCCTATTGTACAGACACAGAGTGCCTTCAGGAGA tACCAGGCCTAAGCTCCTCAGTTGAAGGGGACATCACTCTGCCTATGATTATTATGGGGTGGCTGGTTCTGGCTGTTGTGCTTTTCCTGTTGCGCCCAGCCAGTTTAAGGGGCTCTACAGCCAGTGGCAAGCCTACTGGTCCCCATGGT AATCATGGCAGAGAGCCACCAGCACCACCAGTGGACTAA